The Pseudomonadota bacterium nucleotide sequence AACAAAATTGGAAAATTAAAAGGAAAGGATTTCATGTGAATAAATCAGAATTAGTAGAGGCAATGGCCGTCGCCGCCGACATGTCCAAAGCATCCGCAGAGCGAGCCTTAGACGGAGCAACATCAGCAATTGCCAAAGCGCTTAAGCACGGAGATCAAGTTACTATTGTTGGATTTGGCAGTTTTCTAGT carries:
- a CDS encoding HU family DNA-binding protein — encoded protein: MNKSELVEAMAVAADMSKASAERALDGATSAIAKALKHGDQVTIVGFGSFLVGERGERIGRNPRTGESIKIKASKSPKFRAGKALKDAVN